aatattattatcattattaataacatCCCGACAATCGAATAATTCAACGTTGCATTATTTAATAATCTTAAACACGGAAACGAAACATAtgagcagaagaaaaaagaagagaaaaaagaacggacaaaaaaaaaatgatatttatcttaatttattcaacgtacattacatatttcaatatttgtttATTATATCCAacaaatgagaagagaaaaaaaaatggaaaagaaaaaacctttTAAATCGTACGGTTGTTATACCaatcattgaaaatataatagttATTATGTTTAAAGAtttaaatgaacgaaaaatctgATGATTTTTCCCCACCTcatgtcccccccccccccccccccccaccctaaTTATCCTGATTTCCTCATCCGTTTAATTCGCACACCGTTTTTtcagaagagaagaaaaagaaattaaagaaaaaagcaaaagaaaatattatcgaggatttatttttctctctctcacttcTATAATgcaatgagagaaaaattgaagattccGCGATTCGTCATCACCACGTAGCCTACAGGTTTTTTAAAAacgattttgtaaattttaacactatattgtaaaattttttaaaatattccAATTTATATAATCGAACGATCGCTACAATTGTTCCACAGGCTCGTCACGTAACGTGTGACACGTAAATTATCGACGTTATATCAGATAGATCACGATcgaatctttttcattttctcccccCGCACAATTTCAATCATATTTATTCCAATGCTCTGACAGCTTTCATTGGAGTAACTatatggaagaagaaaattggagaatcaaaattttcggaaaaaaaggaacaaacaaTTCAACGATTTCAAGTGAGATAAGAACATTGAGGCTGATACGAAGTTTCACGCTGTCCGGTATTCTCTGATTAAACaacaataatggtaataataataaatatcggaACAATCTACTGCGAAAATACGAAAGAAAacgtcagaaaaaaaacgcgaaaaagaaCCGAAAATAAAACCACAAAAATCTGTACAGATACTATACCTATGATAACGtgtaatgtataataaaatgaggaggcaattttattcgttacttcagttttgtcggtttttttttcccattcataatttcaaacgttaaggtataaaaaaaaaaatgaggagaaggaagaagaaaaactagataaataaatgaacataaaattattcaattatattatattacatataggtatattgtagTATAGCATATCTTTGTAagttatataaaaaattttaactcTTGAATTAAAGGATATTACAATAATGATATCAAGTTCTTTGTATGATTACTTgactattataattattcatgcaacaacaacaataatagtagtaataataatgatgataatgataattcgctaattacgataaaattttgtatcatatttgtaaatataaaaattattattaaaataatgataataatatattattattcatcatactatatacgaatataatatatatagtatatatatatataggtatgcacaTACGATGTAATtatgttattaattattatataaagtgaagaattaaaaattttgaaagtttctCGCAACACGATCTATTTAATTAAATctcattatcgttgttgtcattattattagtattattattattattgttattattcttaACTATGGCGGACTTAttatgatatatatgtatatagtactaatattaatttaaagaaagaggagaacagaaaaaacaagaaaatgaaatgcaCGCATCAGCACCATATATTATTCATTGTAATCATTTCGAAGATATATACGTAGTTACGTATGTACCCTGTTGTTACATAGAGGGATTAGATACTTGCATTAAAAATAGAAGCATGTATATTATAGATTACATACAAGATatctgtgtatataatattatatcaataTACCCACCAAATGTACGCGTAGAGAGAGTCGCATTCCACATGCAACAACCGTATGGGTTTTTTTactgaaaaaaggaaaaagcaaaaaaaaaaacacaaaaaattatatacctacatagagtaacgtaaaatatgaaacagaaagaacaaaactatgctgaaagaataaaaaaaattgatgataattatcacaactaacgaataaacgaatcaCTTTTGTCATGCACATTCTAGTACACAAGTAGCACCTGATCGATATATTATCTATGCGTATTATAGTGGAGGAAAAAGTCAAAAGATGGAGAGGAATTGTCATCGGGGAATTAGTAAATCATTAAATTAAACGGTAAGTGAATATtgagcgataattttttctacgtaTGCTTGATAAATTCGTTTCAGGGATGAATTTGAAGCTTGCCAGCCGAATCGTCAAACTTCTGCTCGCATGCAATGACGTATACCGGAacgtatgaattttcaatattaattTCATCCAGTAAAatcgtttcgtattttttgtgtaattttttaaatttatttatttttttttttaaatttcattttaaattttatttatttttgcattttgtGTTTGACAACGATCAAAAATTATCATGATTACAATTACgtgtgatatacctatatatttataatcaatTACTAACGTATAGTTAatgataagaagaaaaaaaagaagggaaaaaagaaattaaagaaccattcaattattattataacatatTACGCAAACTAGGCAATTTCATAGCTCGAAAATCAACAAGATATTAATATTCCAGTATGCTAACTAaccaattatttaattaacttTATAATCACTGAGCTTTCGTCCCtcagttgttgttgttcacGTTGTCGTTGGTTATCGTCGACGAATTTccgaattcaatgaaatattcgattcaaTCATCACCCTTCGCATCACACTATAAATTATCTTAATTATACTGGTCACAACCTGATTCCCTAAATTagtttttctccaaaaatcaTCACCTACGTTCAAACGAATTTCTCCATATCATTAGTTATCCGCACACTGCAcagttttttattccaatttattcgattacttggttcgttttttactcttcttttaCGTCTCATATTTCTATTGCGTAACAAAAACAGCCGAGGAACTCGTCCTACCTACGCACATAtcctatattatacgtatacgataatttacacaattatcaaaaatccattttcaataatgacaataataaacgttttggttttctcttcttcatttttttttttttttttttacttttttttccttctttctttttcttcctctctacGATAATTATGTTGAAcacatttttgttgttttatttattctttaattattatttttttttttctcctatataGCTCGCTGTTATATCATTTTCAGATATTCTCAATTTCTcacattataattatacatattattactcgtgatgataaaaaataataatcatgataatataatatacgtttgcAGGATGTACGGAGCTCGAAGGATTAGGAATATCTCAAGGCGATTTCGTATTAAAATACGAGGCGATTAACTAAAAACAAATACATGTGATAATGTTATTATAATGTTAACagcgtataattaattaataacatTTATGCATTACAAACACActgataaagagaaaaaagggaaaaaaaaaaaaattcgtttctaATTTACCACAGTTAGAAAATTTGTAACATTAAtagtgattataataataataatattgaaaattatcaatcaacTATAGGCgacaatttaattttattatgttTGTAACATATACTAGattggaaagaagaaaagaaaaaaaataatagttgAAACGATACCCGAAGAAAAAAGCACATTTTTATATACTACATAATGTAACATATACATTTTTGCAATTACTATgtgatgtatatgtatatttttagcCCCAagtaaatgtatatgtatatatttactaaTATGTTCAACTAGTAATTGttatattattgtaataatgaaaacgttCGTTTTACTTGtttattcgtttgatttttttctactatcTTCTCGAATGATTTCTCTTCACTTTTGATTCTTACAGAATTTAATCATCGTATTCAATtcacgttatacatatgtatatactgcGGTCATGTAagcgattttttcaatcgtccgtccgtccgtccgtcggtcgaaagaaaaccaaataaaataaaaattcactaaCTACAAAATGCACGAacgaatggataaataaacgaagaactCAAAATTGAAGTAACATCGAAGTCTACGGTGATAATTAGGCGACGTAACGATGTCGAATCTCGTTAAACTGGTTCCAAGCGAAATAATTCCTCCGCAATTTGAAAATACCGACAAACGAATGGCATAGTAAATCGTATCGTATTTCGAGTGggggaaatttttatcatcgctcCTCATTATATCGCCATAATTTAGTCCGAATTTGTACGTCGTGAGGTGTAGACGTCGTGTCTGTGTAAAAACGTACGaatcatacctatatacatacgacgCGCAAAAGttcaataataacgataataataatcatcatcgaGATCGGATTACCCGGAAGTTACTATTTTTAAGCAATAACGATACGAACCTCGCGCATTCGACGAGATTCAGACGAAAACCACAGTaagtaaaagtataaaaaaaaattccttcggtAATTTCGTAaacgaaaaatgttcaaattttttttctctgtttcgttcaattttgtaaCATGTTACTGCAATCGATTGTGTAGAATGTGAGAATTGTGACTGGATGTATTTAACAATGATAACGACATTTGATAAAAGGtatgtaacaataattaattctacGATCAATCAATCATATAGTATACGTCGAagcacgaaataaaaaaagaacaagaaaaaaatctgtctGTATAACAATATCTCAGCCACGCAAAAGTTCGTTaaatttctgtcttttttttttttttttttgaaatctgtATCTCACCTTACTTCTGACAATTTCTATTATttgattataaattatcaattcaagctttttttgggttttttttttctttagcttccattcaatgattttctacaataattatattatcgtgCTCGATCGGAGAAGCTTcttgtacctatatacctcgTTTGTTGCAAAATGGCTGTTGAtatgtgatttttatttttctaactttatttttattcattttaacTTCTTTtccatagatatatacaaactagatatatatatatactgatATTCGAAAACATTCGTGACATATATATCctcgtttaaattaattttttttttttttcatttttttttgttgctttttgtataaaacaataaatacCTAATTAAATCATACCGGGAAGATTATATTACGTGTTgttatataataatgaataattgttGTTTATTCTtttagaagaagaaatatatcTACCGCATATACTATGGTGTGTATCTCTTTCGCTGTCAAAAATTGGactgattattttcttcctgttttttcgattttttaatttaccgaaattttccatctttctttcactgccgtttcttttttcatttcttatcatttttctagttttctcaGCTTTCATATTTCGCATAGGTGAGGTGGGGTATTTTTAAACACAACGAACAAGAgttgtaacgaaaaaaaaaataataatttcaatcgaatcaATTCGgctgataaaattaatcgatcaagtaattaACGAATCATTTGTCATATAATTTATCAGAATTCATTCTACGTTATAACAATCTGGAAACTTTCGCAAAAAaacttccgttttttctttttttttttttctttctccctttggCTCTTCGTTgtcgaattttggaaaattacgagtttcgaaaaattgaaaaatgaacaaaaaaaactaacaataaactAAAACGGAACGACGATCATTTTACTAGAGCTcacgtaataattaattgtgttgagaattaaaaatgagcgtttatattttttgagaaattgagagagaagaaaaaaacaagacaaaaaaaaaagagatgaaccctttttttcaaagttcgtaaattaaaattctttgttcggtgatgaagagaagaagaagttgaagaagaaaaagaagaaaagcaggaaaaatttgatgaaaaaaaataaaataacgttaaCGATGATccaattaacaaaaaaaaatcgaaaaaaaaaaaagtcgtgcaACGCAGAGTGACGGGGGGGTAATATCGATGACAATTTCTTTAACGATGTGCAATCAAATCGTAACCTATCGTATGTATAGACGAAGAGAAATTTCAGCtacgtttcgtttatttgttatttaataaatatttttttttcttcttctacttagAAAACTCTTagaataggtatatatctggGCATGATTAACAAACACCCGGACAGACGTATACTTATCTGCCCAATTAGCGTGGCGAAGCGAGTGTTCTGTAACTGTCCAACGTGCAGATATATATAGAAGAAATTAAATCTTTTCAtcgcgatgaataaaaaataatggcgAAGCTCAAGACTTTTTTTCGGCGTGTAATCATTCTTGGCGTAACATCGAGACAATGGgatcaaagaaaagaaagaaaaaaatacctatCGTAGTAAGAATATCACGTAAGCAAAGATAGAGAGAAACAGAGatcgataaattatacgttatacatatgacTAACGAGcatgataattaataatcggATTTTATCtacgatattaattattatttcgtgcCTAAAATTCTATCAAATATCTACCTCTACACTCGTgtaatgtgttttttttgaataagtAACCTTGTCGCTTTGctttacggtttttttttacttatccAAATTTAATGTACCAAAAGTCGAAAGCGCAgtctctttttctatcttttcctcttttcgtcgattatttatttatttattttttatttttttttgtttttttttttctttactcccCGTTTTCCTTAACTTCGAATACGATATTTCTATATCGAGATAACAATTCTGTACAGAATACATCGACAGAACAGAGTACACCGATCATCGATACCTTACAATTTTCTAAAATCGTGGAAGGAGAATCAtcttttttatccaattttttttttccttttcttttcttttcttttctgaagCCAAAATCTAGCTAAACGCGGATTAAAAATCTCTATTtgcgatttttaatttttcatatcatcgGAAAACTTGttctaagattttttttcttttttttctgtttttttcttttttttttttttctatcaacgaCACGAGGATCAAAATTTTAGCGTGGAATATTTTGTGTTATCTTGAAagcaatggaaaaaagaaaaaaaaaacaacaactttTCTAACGAAAATATCCCACACCGTAATCTAAGATTAGTTCCCTTTAGAAtattagcgaaaaaaaaaaagaaaaaaaaataacagtagcaattaaataaattaaaaaacaaaaaaaaaaaaaaaaaaaagaaacgacggaAATTTTTACTACCTAACGCAACGTCATACAATCCTAATTAAACATcattcatacattttttttatttctcgcttCTTTGAGAAAATCGGtggtaaaattatttgaggAAAGAAAtgttagttattttttttattatcgccGGTagagtttttctcttgactgGTGGACGGTGTATTATCGGAATCGACTTTGTACCTTTTCAGTACCTTTTTGCCCTCCGGGTTAGTTTCCGGCCAATTTTTGTCGGCGATTTTTATGTCGAAAACGCTGGCCTTTCGTTGCATCAGAGTGGACATCTGTTTGACGGGTAACTCGGTGGGTTTGGCGGCTTCCTTCTCGCCGATGGATTCGAACCAATTTTTGTTACAAAGCTTCGACTCCACGACGCTGAACTTCCTCTGAGGCAGAAGTACCGCGTCCGTTTTTCGATTTCGGTAAGAACTCGCCTCGGGACGATCGGAGGCCGCCTCGGAGGCGGACTGAAGTCTCTCGACCGCGTTCAAAACTCCCTTTCTCGTTATCACGAAGGACGAGTCCTTGAAATCTTTACCACGAGGATCCTGAGTCACCGGTTCGCCGATCTTGTCGGAAGTCTCCGTCACCTGTTCCGACCTCGTCGGATTCTTCGACGAGTAATCGTCGCTCTTACTGCCGGTGGGCGAGTCCTTCTCCTCGGCGATCCTCGGCAACTGATTCGCGTTCTGCATACCCACGTTGGCGATGTTTATCGATATGCCGTGCGTGAGTTTCGGGTATTCCCCCGCCGATTTTTGATCGCCGGGCCCCTTCTTCTCGCTCTTGAAGTCCAGAGCCTCCTTGAGATGATTAGCGGTCTCGTTCACCGTCTCCGTGACCACCGTCTGCGCTATGGTAACCCGCGGAATGACCTTGAGAACCGTATTGGCCAACGGCGATATGGACGTCTTGCTCTCGGCCGAACGAGGATGAAGACGATCGGGACTCAGCGCTCTCCTGAGCAACGGCGAACCCGGTTCCGCGCTCTTCGGACGACCGAAACCCTTCTTCTGACCGCTGGGCGTCGACAGCGACACACCGGGACTGTACGACTGCGTGGTGTTCGAACTGCCGGGCTGATGTCCCGTGGGAAAAGCCAGGGGACTCGGACTCCTAGTGGGACTCGCCGGGATCGGCGAAGGACTCGGCGTCCTCGCGAGCGGCGACAGCGGGATGTGACCCACCGATTTCCTCCTGTTCGGCGAGTGGATGTTCTTCGCGGCGGTGTGCAGCTTGTGCTTCAGCCCGTGGAGGGTGCTCGGTCTCTGGTAATGCGACTGGTTGGCGACGCCCGTCATGCCGGCGACGGCCACGCCCGATGTCCCCGACGACGAGGAACTCGCGCTCGAGCAAGGACTCGAGGTGCTGGCCGAGTGGTAGGAATCCGAGGTAGACCTGTTGGTCGGCGGCGACGGCGAGCAGACGGTCTTAGCGCAGGCGCCGAAGAACGGCGACGACTCCTGGGGCGGCGGAAGCGACCGGGTGAACGACTGGAAGGAACGGCTCGGCGTCACCATGGAAGGTGAGCAGATCCCGGCGGCCATCTGCGGGGAtcgtttcagaaaaaaataatatcgtgaGTATCCGgggggaattttattttttttccaagtttccaAGAGGAGGAAGGAGGCGGTGAAGGAGGCGGTGGAGAGGGACCGGTGTACAACAACGCACTAGTGTAACGATTAACCGAATTAGATTGTCAAAATCATACCATAAGCGGAGGTTTGCTGTCGCTGGAAAGGATTGGTGCCGACAAAGGACAACTGATACTTAACGGCTGTAACGAAACAACGAGGTATAAAAGAATAATTGCGAATCGTTGACGATAacggtgataattttttttaacaatgcTACGGACAAGGTCGTCCTTTCGGACGCCGATATCGAATACCTGTTGCATCTCAACGCTAGCACGTTTGGAGCTGATCTTTCGGAACAACGAAGTCTTTCGCTTCTTGTCCGAATGGTCCCGCTTCTGCTTCCTCTGTCTGTGAAGCGATTTTCTCGCCATTTTGCTCTGCGCCAACTCGCGCTTTCTACCCCCGGTTTTGATGCTCGTATTTTCCAGCGGCGTGCTGCGCAACGTTACGTGATCACCGCCGCTCAGCATCAGCTGGAGTACCTGCGTGTGGTAGAGACCCTGAACGGCTTCGCCGTTGATGTGGGTTATCAGGTCGCCCGGTCTCAGACCCGCCTCGAACGCCGGACTCGACTGATCCACCGCCTGCggaaaggaggaagaaaaaaagaaaacgcggTAAAATATCACGAGGAAAATTTGGAAGCGTTTAGGGGAAGCCAATTCGCTCACCATGACCAGATGATGCATGGTGTAGAAATCGCTGTCGCCGTAATAGACTCGGATGGTGTGAACCGTGAATCCGAAACCGCATGGTCCCCGCCTTATTATTATCGGGGGTTTGAGGCTGGTGACCAACGGGCTGAGTTCCCGGCATGGTGACGTGTCGCGCGACGAGGCCGTCGACGAACCTCCGGGTGACTCGATCGGTTGGGTCAGCGGCAAATCGTCTGAAACGGGAGAGCGCGAAGATAtccgattttatttcgttcgattccattttcgaagagagagagagagaaagaaaaatttatcgaggagGAAGCTTACTGGCCGGTATGACCAGAGACAGTCCGCTGGTCGACGCCGACTTTATGACGGATCTGGACCTGTGCTTCGTCGAGGGCAGCAGCGGCATCACGAATGACTCGAATGAGTCGGTGCTCGAGTTGTGTTTGTCCTCGGCGGCGTCCCTGTTTGCCGCGGCCAGGTCCAgtctggaaaaatttcaaggaacCGGAACTGAGCCCGTTGACTGCGGACGGCTTTCAACCTCTCGTCGAATAGCAACGTAACGACATTTGAAATTTCGGCAAATTTTAGCAAATTTGGCCCACGGATTTTGCGGGACTCGAGGTGAAAAATCTCGACAGAGAGACGCGCggacggggggcgggggggacaTTCGACGGCGTCGTTGCGCCTCGGTAAtaaaccgataaaaaaaaaaaaaaaactatttcaacGTAAAACACGATGCCAATTCGGCTGCATAACTCACATGTGTTCGTCGTCAATGGATATACTGAACCTGGGCAGCTTGTCGCGCGTGTGCGAATGACGTTTCCTCTGTATCTGGGGACTGACGTCGTCGGACTCCGTTTGCGAGGAGTCCGGAGTACTCAGAACCACCGACGCCCCGTCTCCGCTGCCGTTCTTCGCCGGGCCCGGCTGCGCCGCCCCCTGGGGCCCCGGGGCCGCCGCGGCGGAGCCGCTCGACGCCTTGTCGCACTTCTCGTTCGAGTCGGAGAACGAGCCGTTCTTGGATGTTAGCGAGGAGCTCTTCTCGGTCGCCAAGTTTTTGGGGGCCGACGACTtcggggggacggggggaggTGCCCCGACGAAACCGGGGGACAGTTGGGCGTCCGAGGCGTCCGACTCCCCGCGGAACAGCTGTTTCCTCGAAAAGTCCAACTCGGGCTCCGAGGTGTTGAACAGGGGCAGACGGGTCTGCGATATCTTACGCGACTGCGGCGAGTACGAGGAGAACGAGCCGAACAGCGGGGAGTCGTCGGTGTCGTCGGTGTCGTCGCCCAGGTCGTGGTTGTAACGGTCCATCCGAGCTGAAGAAGCGtttgtcgaattttcattttttatttttttattttttgtttttttttattcaactctcACGCGCCGGAACGCCTCCGGGGAGGGCTTCATACTCTCCATACTCACAGTCGAAGTAGCTGGTGTCCTCGTCGTTGG
The sequence above is a segment of the Athalia rosae chromosome 5, iyAthRosa1.1, whole genome shotgun sequence genome. Coding sequences within it:
- the LOC105683998 gene encoding microtubule-associated serine/threonine-protein kinase 3 isoform X3, whose product is MDQAKNRPSRARFRSASNSARILVFDQAETAESQNVKSGMEGPGNRTLTKMEGKDSHALPAAGEISNLVRLRNSAIGKSAPSLSVHMRDFNIPRRAAKAAHRKSFIATTSPTLPRCQSPICGSPLESPRMSSSPHFPFAPIKRISASNTAVADGRRWSVASLPSSGYGTTPGSSNVSSQCSSQERLHQLPNIPTKDELRMLSCHFSKPGTPCGSHPGFPGSSIPGCISLSLDDEGRRSPLHRPRSRSLSSPSRSPVLDSEIVMMNTLYKERFPKATQQMEERLTNFINENRDVDEYEMVTHMNQDYLPILRFVHHQVIEMARDCLQKSQEKLITSRYFYEMSENLEILLMETKEKSLEAAARLTGLIKKLLLVISRPARLLECLEFDPEEFYHLLEQAEGQAKINIGIKADIPQYIINKLSLNRDPISELQEDLNKLEDSASSSENNLLLASSSPGKDDETRSQRIPCESDYEVLKLISNGAYGAVYLVKEKVTRQRYAMKKINKNNLILRNQMDQVFAERDIMSFTDNPFVVSMYCSFETKKHLCLVMEYVEGGDCANLLKNIGPLPPDMARFYFAETVLAVEYLHSYGIVHRDLKPDNLLITALGHIKLTDFGLSKMGLMSLATNLYEGYVDRDTRQFSDKQVFGTPEYIAPEVILRQGYGKPVDWWSMGIILYEFLIGCVPFFGDTPEELFAHTVNDDIEWPDNDDWPVQSEAKDIITVLLQQSPRDRLGTAGSHEVKEHPYFYGVDWNSLLRHKAEFVPQLTNDEDTSYFDSRMDRYNHDLGDDTDDTDDSPLFGSFSSYSPQSRKISQTRLPLFNTSEPELDFSRKQLFRGESDASDAQLSPGFVGAPPPVPPKSSAPKNLATEKSSSLTSKNGSFSDSNEKCDKASSGSAAAAPGPQGAAQPGPAKNGSGDGASVVLSTPDSSQTESDDVSPQIQRKRHSHTRDKLPRFSISIDDEHILDLAAANRDAAEDKHNSSTDSFESFVMPLLPSTKHRSRSVIKSASTSGLSLVIPANDLPLTQPIESPGGSSTASSRDTSPCRELSPLVTSLKPPIIIRRGPCGFGFTVHTIRVYYGDSDFYTMHHLVMAVDQSSPAFEAGLRPGDLITHINGEAVQGLYHTQVLQLMLSGGDHVTLRSTPLENTSIKTGGRKRELAQSKMARKSLHRQRKQKRDHSDKKRKTSLFRKISSKRASVEMQQPLSISCPLSAPILSSDSKPPLMMAAGICSPSMVTPSRSFQSFTRSLPPPQESSPFFGACAKTVCSPSPPTNRSTSDSYHSASTSSPCSSASSSSSGTSGVAVAGMTGVANQSHYQRPSTLHGLKHKLHTAAKNIHSPNRRKSVGHIPLSPLARTPSPSPIPASPTRSPSPLAFPTGHQPGSSNTTQSYSPGVSLSTPSGQKKGFGRPKSAEPGSPLLRRALSPDRLHPRSAESKTSISPLANTVLKVIPRVTIAQTVVTETVNETANHLKEALDFKSEKKGPGDQKSAGEYPKLTHGISINIANVGMQNANQLPRIAEEKDSPTGSKSDDYSSKNPTRSEQVTETSDKIGEPVTQDPRGKDFKDSSFVITRKGVLNAVERLQSASEAASDRPEASSYRNRKTDAVLLPQRKFSVVESKLCNKNWFESIGEKEAAKPTELPVKQMSTLMQRKASVFDIKIADKNWPETNPEGKKVLKRYKVDSDNTPSTSQEKNSTGDNKKNN
- the LOC105683998 gene encoding microtubule-associated serine/threonine-protein kinase 3 isoform X4 translates to MDQAKNRPSRARFRSASNSARILVFDQAETAESQNVKSGMEGPGNRTLTKMEGKDSHALPAAGEISNLVRLRNSAIGKSAPSLSVHMRDFNIPRRAAKAAHRKSFIATTSPTLPRCQSPICGSPLESPRMSSSPHFPFAPIKRISASNTAVADGRRWSVASLPSSGYGTTPGSSNVSSQCSSQERLHQLPNIPTKDELRMLSCHFSKPGTPCGSHPGFPGSSIPGCISLSLDDEGRRSPLHRPRSRSLSSPSRSPVLDSEIVMMNTLYKERFPKATQQMEERLTNFINENRDVDEYEMVTHMNQDYLPILRFVHHQVIEMARDCLQKSQEKLITSRYFYEMSENLEILLMETKEKSLEAAARLTGLIKKLLLVISRPARLLECLEFDPEEFYHLLEQAEGQAKINIGIKADIPQYIINKLSLNRDPISELQEDLNKLEDSASSSENNLLLASSSPGKDDETRSQRIPCESDYEVLKLISNGAYGAVYLVKEKVTRQRYAMKKINKNNLILRNQMDQVFAERDIMSFTDNPFVVSMYCSFETKKHLCLVMEYVEGGDCANLLKNIGPLPPDMARFYFAETVLAVEYLHSYGIVHRDLKPDNLLITALGHIKLTDFGLSKMGLMSLATNLYEGYVDRDTRQFSDKQVFGTPEYIAPEVILRQGYGKPVDWWSMGIILYEFLIGCVPFFGDTPEELFAHTVNDDIEWPDNDDWPVQSEAKDIITVLLQQSPRDRLGTAGSHEVKEHPYFYGVDWNSLLRHKAEFVPQLTNDEDTSYFDSRMDRYNHDLGDDTDDTDDSPLFGSFSSYSPQSRKISQTRLPLFNTSEPELDFSRKQLFRGESDASDAQLSPGFVGAPPPVPPKSSAPKNLATEKSSSLTSKNGSFSDSNEKCDKASSGSAAAAPGPQGAAQPGPAKNGSGDGASVVLSTPDSSQTESDDVSPQIQRKRHSHTRDKLPRFSISIDDEHILDLAAANRDAAEDKHNSSTDSFESFVMPLLPSTKHRSRSVIKSASTSGLSLVIPANDLPLTQPIESPGGSSTASSRDTSPCRELSPLVTSLKPPIIIRRGPCGFGFTVHTIRVYYGDSDFYTMHHLVMAVDQSSPAFEAGLRPGDLITHINGEAVQGLYHTQVLQLMLSGGDHVTLRSTPLENTSIKTGGRKRELAQSKMARKSLHRQRKQKRDHSDKKRKTSLFRKISSKRASVEMQQMAAGICSPSMVTPSRSFQSFTRSLPPPQESSPFFGACAKTVCSPSPPTNRSTSDSYHSASTSSPCSSASSSSSGTSGVAVAGMTGVANQSHYQRPSTLHGLKHKLHTAAKNIHSPNRRKSVGHIPLSPLARTPSPSPIPASPTRSPSPLAFPTGHQPGSSNTTQSYSPGVSLSTPSGQKKGFGRPKSAEPGSPLLRRALSPDRLHPRSAESKTSISPLANTVLKVIPRVTIAQTVVTETVNETANHLKEALDFKSEKKGPGDQKSAGEYPKLTHGISINIANVGMQNANQLPRIAEEKDSPTGSKSDDYSSKNPTRSEQVTETSDKIGEPVTQDPRGKDFKDSSFVITRKGVLNAVERLQSASEAASDRPEASSYRNRKTDAVLLPQRKFSVVESKLCNKNWFESIGEKEAAKPTELPVKQMSTLMQRKASVFDIKIADKNWPETNPEGKKVLKRYKVDSDNTPSTSQEKNSTGDNKKNN